The Flavobacterium sp. HJ-32-4 genome contains a region encoding:
- the rpsG gene encoding 30S ribosomal protein S7: MRKRQAKKRPLLPDPKFNDQLVTRFVNNLMWDGKKSVAFTVFYDALDIVESKKNNDEKTALDLWKDALNNVMPHVEVRSRRVGGATFQIPMQIRPDRKISVAMKWLILYARRRNEKSMAQRLANEILAAAREEGAAVKKRMDTHKMAEANKAFSHFRF, translated from the coding sequence ATGAGAAAAAGACAGGCCAAAAAAAGACCTCTTTTACCAGATCCAAAGTTTAATGATCAGTTGGTCACCCGGTTCGTGAACAACCTCATGTGGGACGGTAAAAAATCCGTAGCCTTTACCGTTTTCTACGATGCACTTGATATCGTGGAAAGCAAGAAGAACAATGATGAGAAGACCGCACTCGACTTGTGGAAAGATGCTCTCAACAACGTCATGCCTCACGTAGAGGTGCGTAGCCGCCGTGTAGGTGGTGCGACGTTCCAGATCCCGATGCAGATTCGTCCGGACCGTAAAATTTCCGTAGCCATGAAGTGGCTGATCCTCTACGCACGTAGAAGAAACGAGAAGTCAATGGCCCAGAGATTGGCAAACGAGATCCTGGCCGCTGCCCGCGAGGAAGGCGCCGCTGTTAAGAAGCGTATGGATACGCACAAAATGGCGGAAGCAAACAAAGCATTCTCTCACTTTAGATTCTAA
- the rpsL gene encoding 30S ribosomal protein S12 codes for MPTIQQLVRTGRAQMTKKSKSIALDACPQRRGVCTRVYTTTPKKPNSAMRKVARVRLTNGNEVNAYIPGEGHNLQEHSIVLVRGGRVKDLPGVRYHIVRGALDTSGVAGRTQRRSKYGAKRPKEAKK; via the coding sequence ATGCCAACAATTCAGCAATTAGTAAGAACCGGAAGGGCTCAGATGACTAAGAAGAGCAAATCGATTGCTTTGGATGCCTGCCCTCAAAGAAGGGGAGTTTGTACGCGTGTTTACACTACGACGCCTAAGAAGCCGAATTCCGCTATGCGTAAAGTAGCGCGGGTTCGTCTTACCAATGGTAACGAAGTGAACGCTTACATCCCTGGTGAAGGGCACAACCTCCAAGAGCACTCGATAGTATTAGTCAGGGGCGGAAGGGTAAAAGACCTGCCGGGAGTTCGTTATCACATCGTCCGTGGTGCACTTGATACATCAGGTGTAGCCGGCCGTACGCAACGTCGCTCCAAGTATGGTGCAAAACGCCCAAAAGAAGCTAAAAAGTAA